A stretch of the Paenibacillus dendritiformis genome encodes the following:
- a CDS encoding sensor histidine kinase — MFNQLRNRLLLLNMSIISIVMIGAFAVIYFTTSNNIRSENQNKLDLISSKPNAAYLNLPDAAAREKVVIGVVPSESTLSFNMIVNSQGVLMKVISYIDMPEETYYKAAELVRGGKKGSGTISLDDKRWQYQLSPMNGTLISYENGKSFRVNANGDHYQIAFLDVTESYNTLMELLTTLVIVGLLMLFVIFAISLFFANRSIAPIADTWEKQKQFFADVSHELKTPLAIINANSDALLANEGETIRSQRKWLDYIKNQTERIGRLVNDLLYLAKTEDINLKLNVTPFDMSEMVSDVILAMEAVAFEKEITLLQEVEPNMIVKSDCEKVKQVITILVDNAIKYTEKKGHIHITMKKTRHHLAFSIKNSGKGIPPQHLSKLFDRFYRADPARTQENGGYGLGLPIAKAIIDRLGGKIYADSKENEGATFTFTLGF, encoded by the coding sequence TTATTTTACGACCTCTAACAACATTCGTAGCGAAAATCAAAATAAATTGGACTTGATCTCCTCCAAACCTAACGCGGCCTATCTTAACTTGCCGGACGCTGCCGCCAGGGAGAAGGTAGTTATCGGTGTCGTTCCTTCCGAATCTACTCTTTCATTCAACATGATTGTCAATTCGCAAGGAGTCCTCATGAAAGTCATCTCCTATATTGATATGCCGGAGGAGACCTATTATAAGGCCGCCGAGCTTGTCAGGGGCGGGAAAAAGGGGAGCGGCACGATCTCACTCGACGATAAGCGATGGCAATATCAACTCTCTCCGATGAACGGCACGCTGATATCTTATGAAAACGGAAAGAGCTTCAGGGTCAATGCGAACGGAGATCATTATCAGATTGCCTTTTTAGATGTAACAGAGTCCTATAACACCTTAATGGAGCTTCTGACGACGTTAGTTATTGTCGGTCTCCTTATGCTGTTTGTCATTTTTGCGATTAGTCTGTTCTTTGCCAACCGGTCGATCGCGCCGATTGCCGACACCTGGGAGAAGCAAAAGCAATTCTTTGCGGACGTCTCTCATGAACTGAAGACGCCGCTCGCCATTATCAATGCCAATTCCGATGCCCTGCTTGCCAATGAGGGAGAGACGATTCGGAGCCAGAGGAAATGGCTGGATTATATCAAGAACCAAACCGAGAGAATAGGCCGGCTAGTGAACGATCTTTTATATCTCGCGAAGACGGAGGACATCAATCTCAAATTGAATGTTACCCCTTTTGATATGAGCGAAATGGTAAGCGATGTGATCTTGGCGATGGAGGCGGTGGCGTTCGAGAAGGAGATTACGCTGCTGCAGGAAGTGGAACCGAACATGATCGTCAAAAGCGACTGCGAAAAAGTGAAGCAGGTTATTACGATCCTCGTGGATAACGCGATCAAGTATACGGAGAAGAAAGGCCATATTCATATTACGATGAAAAAAACAAGGCATCACCTTGCCTTTTCCATAAAAAACAGCGGCAAAGGGATCCCGCCCCAGCATCTGTCCAAGCTGTTCGACCGTTTTTACCGGGCTGATCCGGCCAGAACGCAGGAGAACGGCGGTTATGGCTTGGGACTTCCGATTGCCAAAGCGATTATCGACCGGCTCGGCGGCAAAATATATGCCGACAGCAAGGAGAATGAGGGCGCGACCTTTACGTTCACGCTTGGATTCTAG